The genome window CCTTGAGGAGTCTGGCGGCCACGGCCGGCGACGGCGGCAGGTCGCCCATGCTGGAGGCAATGATCTTGAAATCTTGGAACATATAATTTCCCTGCCCCCTCTGCTCTTTCAGGAGGATTCAAAATACGGTCTCGGGATGCAAAGGGGCGGCTCCGGCCGGGGCCGCCCTCGACAAGTTGCATGTCTATGTCTTCAGAACGTCAAAAGGTTCTTGAAGGGAGCGGGCCGCCACCGAAGAAGATGCGGGCCCGTCAACTTTCGACAACCATACATTCCCGCCCGGGACTGGTCAATGATTTGAACACTTTCCGTTGGAGCGGGAGAGCAATTGTGCTAAAGAGTGTGACGGCCGACCAGAGAACCAACAACCTCCGGCCACAGGGAGGATCCTTATGCGCAGCGAAACCGTCTATGTCGTCGGGCACCGCAACCCCGATACCGATTCGATCTGCTCCGCCATGGCCTACGCCCGGCTGCGACAGCGCCAGGGGGCGGAACATGTCCGCCCGGCCCGGGCGGGGAATCTGAACCGGCAGACCGAATTCGTCCTCGGCGAGCTCTCCCTGCCGGTTCCACCGCTCCTGGTCGACGTCCATCCCCGGGTGCGGGACGTGATCACCGAACACGTGGTGACGATCCCGGCCGGCGCCCCACTCTCGTTGGCCATGGAGCTCTTCCACCTCCATGACATCCGCCAGCTGCCCGTGGTCGATGACGACGCTCGCCCGGTCGGCCTCCTCGTCCTGAAGCGGATGACCGAGTTCGTCCTCGTCCCGCGACGCCAGGACGAGATCCGCAGGGTGCTGGCCTCTCCCCGCTCCATCCGGGCCTGCCTTCAGGCCCGGGCCCCGATCGAGCACGAGCCCGAAGCCGTGGAAGAGCTCAATCTCTACGTCGGCGCGATGGCTTCCGGCACTTTCCGCCAAAAAATCCAGGGACGCGATCCGCGCTCCATGGTCCTGCTCACCGGCGACCGGGAGAATATCCAGCGCGAGGCGGTCGAAATCGGAGTACGGGTCCTGGTCGTCACCGGCGGCCTTCCGGTCTCCGAAGAGATTCTGGAGACGGCCCGGCAGCGAGGGGTGACCGTCCTCACGACCCCCTTCGACACGGCGACGAGCGCCTGGCTGACCCGGCTCGCCACCCCGGTGGGAAAGCTCGTAAAAAACGACTTTATCGCCGTCGGTCTCGGCGAGCGGGTCGACGACCTGCGCCTCAAGCTGCTCCACGGGACCGACCCCGGGGCGATCGTCCTCGACGGCGACGGCCGGGTCGCCGGGATCGCCACCAAGAGCAACCTGCTGGCCCCCTCCCCCGTCAAGCTGATCCTGGTCGACCACAACGAGCTCTCCCAGGCCGTCCCCGGCGCCGACAAGGTGGAGATCCTCGAGGTCGTCGACCACCACCGTCTCGGCAACTTCCACACCGACCAGCCGATCCGTTTCATCAACCAGCCCCTCGGCAGCACCTGCACCGTCGTGGCGACCCTCTACCGCGCCGCCGGAATCGACCCCGAGCCGGCTGTCGCCGGGCTGCTGCTGGCCGGGCTCCTCTCCGACACGGTGATCCTCAAGTCGCCGACCACGGGCGAGCTCGACCGCGAGACGGCCCGCTGGCTCGGGGAGTTGTCCGGCTACGACCCGGAGGAGTTCGGCCGGCGCCTCTTCCAGGCCGGCAGCGCCCTGGCCGCCTACCCCTCCCGACGCGACCTGGTCCTCTCCGACTTCAAGGAGTTCGCCGCGGGACAGACCCCCTTCGGGGTCGGACAGGTCGAGGTGGTCAGCTTCGGGGAGTTTCTCGAACTGAAGGACGAGATCGAGGCGGCCCTGGCCGCGGTGAAAGAGGAGAAGCGCCTCGCCGCCGCCGCCCTGCTGGTCACCGACATCGTCCAGGAGACGAGCCTGCTCCTCGCCCTCGGCAGCAAGGAGCTGCCTTACGTCATCGGCTACCCCCAGGTCGGCGAGAGCCTCTACGAGCTGAAGGGGGTCCTGTCGCGCAAGAAACAGCTCGTGCCCCACCTGCTGAAGGTCCTCAAGGGGTGACGCCCGGAGGCGCCTGCTTGGCGGTCACGCCGGCTGTCAGAGTGAAGCGCATTGCCTCCTCCAGGGTCATGTTCACGGGGCGCACCGCGCTGCGGGGAGTCAAGACCGCGTATCCGCCGATCATGTAGCTCAAGGGGAGGTAGACCAGGACGCTGTCTTCCCCCCGGAAATCCTCCGGCAGCCGCTCCGGAACCGGCTGGGTCACGAAGCCGATCACCTCCATGCCGGTCTTGCCGATGGTCACCGCCACGACCTGCTTGAATTCCGCCTTGGCCGCCGGGGAAAAGTAATCGATGAAGTCGCGGATCGCCCGGTACACCGACTTGACGATCGGCATGTGGTAAAAGAGCTCCTCGCCCCGGGCGAAGATCCGCTGGACCATGTCGGTGTGCATCAGCAGCCCCACCACGAAGACCACGGCCAGTCCGGCCGCCAGCCCCATCCCCGGCCAGTACAACCCCTCCGGAAGGATCCACCGGATCATGCCCCCCAGCACCGACTCCGCCGACACCGCCAGCCAGTAAAGGATGTAGAGGGTGAGGACGACCGGCAGGATGGTTACCACCCCGGTCAGAATGTTTCTGCCGACAAATCGCACCATCCGGGTCACCTCCTCAGAAGCCAGAAGCCAGAAGATAGAAACCAGGAACCAATGGCACCCTTTGATATTCTGAACGGGACGGCCCATCTGTCAAATCAGGCAGGCGAACTTATCCCACGGAAATCGATCGCGAGAAATTTCTTCTCATAGGTTTCCTTTGCGCCTTTGCGTTCTTGAGTGAGTGAAGCGAACGGGCGTGAGGCCTATTTAGATTTCCATCGCCCATATCGCTCTGGAAGACGGCGAGGAGTCAATACAGGTTGTGCCGCAGAGCCGCGCCGGACAGAGACAGGAGCGCCACCACGACGGTGCGACCGGCCGCGTTGGAGAGTTGGTCCAGTTCCAGTTCGACCGCGCCCTCGGTCGGTTCGCTGCGCTTGATCCCCATGCTGTCGACGATCAGCCGATCCTTTTCGGCCCAGATCC of Desulfuromonas sp. contains these proteins:
- a CDS encoding putative manganese-dependent inorganic diphosphatase; translation: MRSETVYVVGHRNPDTDSICSAMAYARLRQRQGAEHVRPARAGNLNRQTEFVLGELSLPVPPLLVDVHPRVRDVITEHVVTIPAGAPLSLAMELFHLHDIRQLPVVDDDARPVGLLVLKRMTEFVLVPRRQDEIRRVLASPRSIRACLQARAPIEHEPEAVEELNLYVGAMASGTFRQKIQGRDPRSMVLLTGDRENIQREAVEIGVRVLVVTGGLPVSEEILETARQRGVTVLTTPFDTATSAWLTRLATPVGKLVKNDFIAVGLGERVDDLRLKLLHGTDPGAIVLDGDGRVAGIATKSNLLAPSPVKLILVDHNELSQAVPGADKVEILEVVDHHRLGNFHTDQPIRFINQPLGSTCTVVATLYRAAGIDPEPAVAGLLLAGLLSDTVILKSPTTGELDRETARWLGELSGYDPEEFGRRLFQAGSALAAYPSRRDLVLSDFKEFAAGQTPFGVGQVEVVSFGEFLELKDEIEAALAAVKEEKRLAAAALLVTDIVQETSLLLALGSKELPYVIGYPQVGESLYELKGVLSRKKQLVPHLLKVLKG
- a CDS encoding DUF502 domain-containing protein; protein product: MVRFVGRNILTGVVTILPVVLTLYILYWLAVSAESVLGGMIRWILPEGLYWPGMGLAAGLAVVFVVGLLMHTDMVQRIFARGEELFYHMPIVKSVYRAIRDFIDYFSPAAKAEFKQVVAVTIGKTGMEVIGFVTQPVPERLPEDFRGEDSVLVYLPLSYMIGGYAVLTPRSAVRPVNMTLEEAMRFTLTAGVTAKQAPPGVTP